From the Brachyspira intermedia PWS/A genome, the window GGCATATTTTTATTTACTTCTACTATTACGCATTTTGATCTCTCTATTAAAGCCTGCATATGTGAAGCGTTAGGACCGAAATTGAAATAGCCATTTTCATCCATTTCTGATACTTGGAACATAGCTACATCTATTCCTCTTGGTAACTCTCTATAATATCTAGGCATTTCTGAATAACGAATAGGATCATAGAAACAAAAACCTTTATCAACTGCTTTTCTTTCTAAACCTGACATATGCCATGAATTCCAAGTAATATGTTTTTCAGGATTCTCTATCTTAAAAATTTCAGGCTCCCACATTAATATACCGCCTCTAAAATTAAGATCTGTCAATTCAGGCAATCTTTTTGCTAAAGCTTTATCCAAATCTATTACTGTAGCAGTAACCCAACCATAGTCAATCCAATCGCCAGATTTTATAACTTTAACTGCTTCATCAGCAGTTGTTAATTTTTGTTTATATAAGGCTTTGAAATCCATGAAATACCTCCAATTAATTTTTTAATAGTTATTTTAATAAACTCTAGTATAGTAAAATTCAATTCAATTGTCAATTGAATTTTCATTTACAGGCATTTTTTTAATTTTATTTTTAAAAAAATTTATTTTATTCAATTTTTATTTAGAAACTAATATTAATAAATATTTATTATTGTGAATAAAATTCATATTAAACCTAAAAATATACAATATAAAAATATTTTCTATAAAAATAATGTTATTTACACAAAATTACATAGTTTTATCCTATTTGCAGCTGAATTTTTATTGATATACATACAATAAACTTAACTTTTTAACATATTTTTCTACAACTTATTAAAATTATAAAAAACACAAACAATTAAAACAACATAATTATACCAGGTATCGGTATAACCATACATGCATTATATATCCTAAAATATAAAAGCTAATAAATAATTAAATCTATTATATATAATTACAGTCTTTTTTATATATATTAATACTATATATGAATAAAATACAATTTTAATAATTTCATAATAAAAAATCATTAAAATTAACGCTTAAACCCATAATATAAATAATTCATATTATATACATAATAAACCACATTTATTATAACGAATAAACAACTATATTAATACAATTATACTATATATTGAGAATTATATTGACTTTATAGGAAATAGGTATAATATTATATTATGAATACTATTTTAGGGGGCAATCTGTGAATATAAAAAGAATATTATTTATTTTTACATTGCTTATAATAATTTCCTGTAATAGAAAAAATTCTGCAATAGATCCAACTAGAGATATAATAATTAATATGGGAAGCGAACCTGTTACTATAGATCCGACACTAAACTCTATAGGGGTAGTAGGTACTTATCTATTACATGCATTTGAAGGACTTACAAAGATAGATAAAAATAACAATATTGCGCCTGGTATAGCCGAAAAATGGGATATTTCCGATGACGGACTAATATACACTTTTTATTTGAGAACAAATGCAAAATGGTCTGATGGCAAACCTGTAAAAGCATCTGATTTTGAGTATGGTTGGAAAAGAGCTTTAGATAGAAATTTAGATTCTCCATATTCATATATGCTTGAAATAATTAAAAATGCAAAAAATATAAATCTAGGAAATATGGATATTACAAATTTGGGAGTAGAGGCTATTGATGATAATACATTAAAAGTAGTACTTGAAACCCCATCTTTGTATTTTTTAGATTTTCTAGCATCTTCAGGAGTATTTTTGCCTTTAAGAAAGGATGTAATAGAAAAATATGGAGATAAATGGACATTAAAACCAAAAACTTATGTATGTAATGGACAATATATACTTAAAGAGAGAATTAAAGATGAGAAAATAGTATTTGAGGAAAATCCTTTCTACTATGATAAAAATGAAATAATAGCAAAAAGACTTACTTTTATACCAAGTGCTGATGTTTTTGATATGGTAGAAAAAATTAAGAAAAACGAATTACATTTTTCATCATTAGAACCTTCTCCTGGTGAGATAGAATATCTTATGAAAGATGGATATATTAAGTTAAATGAGGCTATAGGAACAATTTATTTAGAATTAAATATAACAAATGATGCGTTAAATGATAAAAGAGTAAGACAGGCTTTATCATTAGCTATAGACAGAAAATACCTAGTAGAACATGTAGTTAAAGGAGCTCAAA encodes:
- a CDS encoding peptide ABC transporter substrate-binding protein; the encoded protein is MNIKRILFIFTLLIIISCNRKNSAIDPTRDIIINMGSEPVTIDPTLNSIGVVGTYLLHAFEGLTKIDKNNNIAPGIAEKWDISDDGLIYTFYLRTNAKWSDGKPVKASDFEYGWKRALDRNLDSPYSYMLEIIKNAKNINLGNMDITNLGVEAIDDNTLKVVLETPSLYFLDFLASSGVFLPLRKDVIEKYGDKWTLKPKTYVCNGQYILKERIKDEKIVFEENPFYYDKNEIIAKRLTFIPSADVFDMVEKIKKNELHFSSLEPSPGEIEYLMKDGYIKLNEAIGTIYLELNITNDALNDKRVRQALSLAIDRKYLVEHVVKGAQTPAGAFVPPAVKGSRFYFREESSNFINIDKHNENIIKAKELMTEAGYPNGDNYPILELKVSPGLFYEVGKAIQKMWKDNLNIDIDLIEEEFPATLMALTKKKYQIARMGWTGDYYDPMTMLDVMVSYGGVNHSGFSNAKYDKLITEAKTIYTNNYLRMENMKQAEAILLDEMPIIPLYYKADSFIVSPYLKDIVLNPLGRHRFNYCYIDLNQ